The following DNA comes from Anaerostipes rhamnosivorans.
GTGCTTTCCACTGACCCTATTACCGGCGCGGCCGAGGAAGCTGGGCGTTTGGCGGTGCATGTTACCGCCAACGACTTGATTTCCTCTGGGGCAGAGCCGATAGGGCTGATGCTTACGGTCCTGCTCCCGCCGGAGACAAAGGAAAAGGAATTAAGGCAGCTGTCCTCAGAAGTGCAGGAAGAGTGTAGAAAGCTTGGCATCGCGGTCATCGGCGGGCATACGGAAGTTACGGATGCGGTAAGAAAGCCTTTGATTTCCGTTACCGGTGTTGGGAAAGTAAAGGAAGACCAGCTGCTGTCCACCAAAGGCGCCAGGCCCGGGCAGGATATCATTGTGACCAAATATATCGGCTTGGAAGGGACAGGGATCATAGCCAGAGAGCAGGAGGATCTGCTGAGGAAACGTTTTTCCGGAGAGTTTCTTGATGAGGCCAAGGCCTGCCTGGAATATGTCTCCGTTGTCCCGGAAGGAAAGATCGCCGGAGCTTATGCATCTGCCATGCATGACATTACAGAGGGAGGTATTTATGGGGCACTTTGGGAAGTGGCCCAGGCCTCTGGTGTAGGGCTGGAAGTGACTATCGAAGATATTCCGGTGAAGCAGCATACGGTGGAGTTATGTGAGTTTTTTGACTTGAACCCGTACCAGCTGATCTCCAGCGGTTCCATGTTGATCACAACAGATCATGGAAATGCTCTTGTGAGAGCATTGGAACAGGAAGGGATCAAAGCTTCCATCATCGGCCGCACGACAGATTCTAAGGATAAGATCATCTACCGGGATGGAAAAGCGGCAAGCCTGGAAGCTCCGAAACAAGACGAATTGTATAAGATTGGAGAGAGATCATGAATCAAGAGCTGAGAGAGTCAATTTTAAAATTATTAGAAAAGAACAGCCGTCTGGATCTGAAAGAACTGGCGGTCCTCTTGGATTCCACGGAGGCTGAGATCGCAAATGAAGTGGCGGAGATGGAAAAGGAACATATCATCTGCGGGTATCACACTCTGATCAATTGGGATCATACAAGCAGAGAGCAGCTTACAGCGATGATCGAGGTAAAGGTAACACCCCAGAGAGGGGAAGGATTTGACAAGATTGCAGAGCGCATTTACAATTTTCCAGAAGTTAAGGCATTGTATCTCATGTCTGGAGCCTATGATTTTATGGTCATGCTGGAAGGGAAGACAATGAAGGAGATTTCTATGTTTACTTCCTCCAAGCTCGCTCCTCTGGAAGCGGTGTTGAGCACAGCCACCCATTTTGTACTTAAGAAGTATAAGGACCATGGAACTGTATTAGAAGCAAAAAAGGTAGATAAAAGACAGGCGGTGACTCCATAATGAAAGATATGCTTTCAAAAAAGGCCGTTATGCTGGAGCCCTCCGGCATACGGAAGTTTTTCGATATCGTGAGCGAGATGCCGGAAGCAATTTCCCTCGGCGTGGGGGAGCCGGACTTTGATACTCCCTGGAGGATCAGGGAAGAGGGCATCTATTCCCTTGAGAAGGGCAGAACCTTCTATACATCTAATGCAGGTCTTAAGGAACTGCGGGAAGAGATCTGCAGATATTTAAAAAGAAAATACCATATGCGTTACAAAACGGAAGAAATTCTAGTGTCTGTGGGCGGAAGTGAAGGGATCGATGTGGCGTTAAGGGCCATCATCAATCCGGGGGATGAGGTTATCGTGCCCCAGCCGTCCTTTGTCTGTTATGTGCCGTGTGTTGTCATGGCGGACGGAGTGCCGGTCACTGTGGAACTGAAAGCGGAAGATAAATTCAAGCTGACAAGGGAACAGCTGGAAGCCGTTGTGACAGATAAGACAAAAGCGATCATTATGTCGTTCCCGAACAATCCTACAGGGGCCATTATGACGAAAAAGGACCTGGAGCCGATTGCGGAATTTGCAAAGGAACATGACCTGCTGGTGATTTCCGATGAGATTTATTCTGAGCTCACATACGGACATAAGCATGTGAGCATCGGTGCTCTTCCGGATATGAAGGAACGGACCATTGTGATCAACGGATTTTCAAAGGCGTTTGCTATGACCGGATGGAGGCTTGGATATGCCGCGGCTCCCGGGATCATTATGGAGCAGATGGTAAAGATCCACCAGTACGGCATTATGGCTGCGCCTACCACAAGCCAGTATGCGGCGGTGGAAGCTCTCCGTGCCTGTGACGACGAGGTGGAGGAGATGAAGAATTCTTATAACCAGAGAAGGCGGTATTTGCTGCACCGTTTCCATGAACTCGGCCTGGAATGCTTTGAGCCGGAGGGTGCGTTTTATGCCTTCCCGTCTATCAAAGAATTTGGGATGTCTTCAGAGAAGTTTGCAGAAGAGCTGTTAAAGGAACAGAAGGTAGCCATCGTGCCCGGAACTGCATTCGGTGCATGCGGGGAAGGATATCTAAGGGTGTCCTACGCATATTCCATCGATGAGCTGAAGGAAGCCTTGAGCAGGCTTGGTACATTTATTGAAAAACTAAGGAGATAATCATGCTGCATATTGTTCTGCATGAGCCGGAAATGCCGGCCAACACCGGAAATATCGGAAGGACATGCGTCGCCTGCGGTGCGGTCCTGCATCTGATTGAACCGCTGGGATTTAAGCTGAATGAAAAGATGATCAAAAGGGCAGGATTGGATTACTGGGAGCATCTGGATGTGAGGACTTATGTGAATTTCCAGGAATTCTTGGACAAGAACCAGGACCCCAGGATCTATATGGCTACTACAAAGTCCAGACAGACTTATGCAGATGTCACTTATGAAGGGGCAGACGAAGACGTCTATCTGGTGTTTGGAAAAGAGAGCGCCGGAATACCGGAAGAGATTTTGCTTGATTATAAAGAGACCGCAGTCCGGATACCGATGCTTCCAGAAATCCGTTCCCTGAATCTGTCCAATTCCGTGGCAATTGTAGCCTACGAGGTGTTAAGGCAGCAGGGATTCGACCATTTCCAGAGAGAGGGTCAGTTGCACCATTATGAGTGGTAGCGGATAAAGAGAGGTATCATGAGAGAGAGAATGAGTTTTAAGGAGATCCGTGCGTTTTCAAAGGAGAAGCTTAAAGAAAATTTAAAAGTTTTAGTTATCATTGAGTTCATTGTAGTTGTTATCTGTGTAGGGCTGCTGACTTGGCAGGAGGGAATTGATTTAATGTTTCCCTCTTCCATTCTATCGCTGGTGATGCAGATTGTCATTTATGGGCTGCTGGCTGTTTTCTTTACAGGAAATGTCGTTGCGTGTCTAGGGGTATCTAAGGGCCAGGAGCCTAAGGTAGATCAGGTCTTTTACTTGTTCAGAAATAAGACGAAACAGGTTTTATGGCTGATTGTTAGAAAAAATATTATAACATTTCTGATTATGTTTATCATAGATTTTTTTGGAGGTGTTGTGTACTATTCAGCAACAAACGAGGATTTTCCATATATGATGACAATCGCGAGTGTGCTGGCTACAGTTATTGTTGAACTGAGATATTTTCCGGCTCTGTATCTGCTGCTGGAAGGGGAAGAACAGGTATGCCGGAAGGCAATATGGCGTGGAAACGATTTGATGCGCGGGAATTATATGAGATTAATGGGTCTCTGGATTTCGTTTGTTCCATGGATGCTGCTCGGCTTGATTCCCTGCGGACTGGGAGTATTTGTTGTAGCTCCCTGGTTCCAGATCAGTCTGGCTGTATTTTATACGGATTTAAAGAGGAAGGAAATAATAAAGGATTAGAAGGAGATTATTTATATGGCAAAAGAAAAGAAGCTTGTGGAAGCCATCACAGCAATGGATGAGGACTTCGCACAGTGGTATACAGATGTTGTTAAAAAAGCAGAATTGATCGAATATTCCAGCGTAAAAGGCTGTATGATCCTGCGTCCCAACGGCTATGCCATTTGGGAAAATATTCAGAAGGTACTGGATTCCCAGTTCAAAGAAACCGGAGTGGAAAATGTGGCGATGCCGATGTTTATTCCGGAAAGCCTTTTGGAGAGAGAAAAAGATCACGTGGAGGGCTTTGCGCCGGAAGTGGCATGGGTTACTCACGGGGGAAATAAAAAGCTGGAAGAGCGCCTTTGTGTGCGTCCGACTTCAGAGACTTTATTCTGTGACTTCTATTCTAATATCATTCAGTCTTACAGAGACCTGCCGAAGTTATATAACCAGTGGGTGTCCGTAGTACGCTGGGAGAAGAGTACCAGGCCGTTTCTGCGCACTTCTGAATTTTACTGGCAGGAAGGACATACAGCCCACGCTACTGCTGACGAGGCAGAGGAGCGCACGGTCCAGATGTTAAATATGTATGCTGATTTCTGTGAGCAGTACCTGGCGATTCCGGTTGTCAAAGGACAGAAGACAGAGAAAGAAAAGTTTGCAGGAGCCAATGCCACCTATACGATCGAGGCGCTGATGCACGATGGAAAAGCACTTCAGTCCGGTACCAGCCATAACTTCGGGGACGGATTTGCCAAGGCATTTGATATCCAGTATACTGACAAGAACAATAAACTGCAGTATGTGCACCAGACTTCATGGGGAATGTCCACCCGTATCATCGGAGCCATCATCATGGTCCACGGAGATGATTCAGGACTTGTGCTTCCTCCGAAAATCGCGCCGGTGCAGACTATGATCGTGCCAATTATGCAGAAAAAAGAAGGGGTGCTTGAGAAAGCGGAAGAGATCCGGGCACGTCTTTCTAAGAACTATAAAGTTAAGGTTGATGATTCTGACAAGAGTCCGGGATGGAAGTTTAGTGAACAGGAAGTACAGGGAATTCCGACCAGGATCGAGATCGGACCAAAAGATATCGAGAAAAACCAGGCAGTCATTGTGCGCCGTGACACAAGAGAAAAGATCATTGTCTCTCTTGACGAGATCGAGACAAAACTTTCAGAGGTGCTTGGCCAGATGCAGAGCGATATGCTTGAGCGTGCTAAAAAGCATTTAGAGGCGAACACCCATGAGGCGGCAGACTGGGATGAATTCAAAGAGATCATCGACAAACAGCAGGGCTTTGTAAAAGCTATGTGGTGTGGAGAGACGGAGTGTGAGGAAGCTATCAAGGATGAGACCGGTGCTACCACACGCTGTATGCCGTTTGAACAGGAACATCTGGGTGACGTATGTGTGCACTGCGGAAAACCTGCCAAGAAGATGGTTCTTTTCGGTAAAGCATATTAAAGGAAATTTATGTTTAAAATAGTGATACCTGAAAAAGCAAAACAAATCATAAATCAGCTGGAACAGGCCGGCTACGAAGCATATGTCGTAGGCGGCCCGGTCCGGGACTGCATTTTGGGCAAGTGTCCTATGGATTGGGACATCACCACATCCGCATCTCCTTACCAAGTAAAGGAGATTTTTTCATATACCATTGACACCGGGATTGCCCACGGCACTGTCACAGTCATGATGGACAGAGAACCGTTTGAGGTGACCACTTACCGGGTGGACGGAGAATATAAGGACCACAGAAGACCGGAGGAGGTCTGTTTTACAAAATCTTTAAAAGAAGATCTTCTAAGACGGGATTTCACGATCAACGCCATGGCATATAATGATAGGGATGGGCTGATCGACTACTATGGAGGTGTGGAGGATCTGAAACGTAAGGTCATCCGCTGCGTGGGTCAGGCTTCCAAACGTTTTGATGAGGATGCCCTGAGGATCTTAAGAGCCCTGCGGTTTCAGGCACAGCTGGGATTTACCATTGAGGATCAGACAAAGCAGGCAGTCAGAGAGCAGGCCAAATACTTAAAGGACATCAGCGCAGAGCGGATCCAGGTAGAGCTTACCAAGCTTCTTTTGTCCAAACATCCGGAAACAATCCTGGATGCATATGAACTGGGAGTCACAAGCGTGGTACTGCCTGAATTTGACCGGATGATGGAGACTCCCCAGAATAACCCCCATCATCGTTACAGCGTAGGGGTTCACACGGTAGAGGCATTAAAGAATGCTGAGGCGGACCATATTCTGCGCTGGACGATGCTCCTCCACGATGTGGGAAAACCAGATGCCAGAGTGGAGGGACCGGACAAAGACCGGTTCCAAGGACATCACGTGATCGGTGAGGAGATGGCCAGAAAGATTCTAAGGCGGTTGAAGTTCGACAATCAGACAGTGAAGCAGGTGACAAAACTGGTCTACTGGCATGATATTCGGTTCGGCTCTGCAAAGGAAGTGAACAAAAGGACGGTGAGAAGGTGGGCAAGCAAGCTTTCTGTCCCGTTGTTTGAAAAGCTTTTAAAGGTCCAGCAGGCAGATATCCTGGCCCAGAGCAGTTTTATGCTGGAGGAAAAGCAGGAGATTCTTGACCGCACCGCAGTGCTGTTTGAGGAGATCAAAAAGGAAAAGGATTGTCTAAAGGTAAAGGATCTTGCCCTTGACGGAAAGGATCTGATCAGCCTTGGCATGAAACCTGGAAAAGAATTGGGTGAAATGCTCAATGAACTTTTGGAGCTTGTACTGGATGATCCCGGCAAAAACAGCAGGGAGATACTCACGCAGGCTGTGAAGGAGAAAAGAGGAAAGCAATGATTCTCATTTTGATACCAGTTTTTGTTCTTTTATACTTGTATATGATTTATCCGGGAAAGTTAAGAAAGCATCCGGTGCTGGAGACGAAATACTTTGCGCACCGGGGGCTGCACGGGTTTGACGGTATTCCGGAAAACTCCATGAAAGCTTTCCAGAACGCGGTGGATCATGGGTATGGGATCGAACTGGATGTACAGCTTACCAAAGATGACGTGATGGTGGTCCATCATGATTATGACATTAAGAGAACCTGCGGTGTCAACAAAAAAATCCGGGATCTGACCTATGAGCAGCTGAGAAGATATCCGTTGATGGAAACGAAAGAGCGTATTCCAAGATTTGTGGATGTGCTGGAAATGGTTCACGGACAGGTTCCCCTTTTGGTAGAGTTAAAAATGGAGCACTGTGACCGGAAGCTGTGCCGGCTGTCGGCGGAGGCGCTGGACCGTTATCACGGCCTTTACTGTATGGAGTCCTTCCATCCCTATGCACTGTTTTGGTTCCGGATGAACCGGCCGGAAGTGATCAGAGGACAGCTGTCAATGAATTTCAGAAAGGATCAGCACAAGGGCAATCAGCTGGCCTACTGGGCAGAACAGAAACTTTTGACCAATTTTGCCACGAAACCGGACTTTATTGCATATAAATATATTTACTGGGATGAACCATCGCTGAGGCTGTGCCGCAGGATATCCGGCATCCCTGTCTATGGATGGACCTTCCGGAACAAAAAAGAGTATGAGAAATACCGTAAAAAGTTTTATGGATATATTTTTGAAAAGTTTCTACCTTAAAGGTATGATATAATGTCACCATGATGAAAAGGAGATGTAAGACAGATATGAAGAAGAATGTCGCTGTAATTTTCGGGGGTAGATCCTCCGAACATGAAGTGTCCTGTGTTTCGGCTGCTACAGTCATCCGGAGCCTGGATGAGAATAAATATAATGTGATCTTAGTGGGGATAACAAGAGGCGGCCGATGGCTGCTTGTGGATAAACTCAAGGACATCGAGGACGGAAGCTGGAGAGAATCCAAAGTGAATGCGGTCATTTCTCCGGATACACAGGATCAGGCTCTCGTACTCCTGGCGGAGGGGACTTACCGTCTCCAGCCGGTGGATGTGATCTTTCCGGTTCTGCACGGCTTAAACGGAGAGGACGGAACGATCCAGGGATTGTTTGAGATGGCGCAGATTCCATATGTGGGCTGCGGGGTTCTTGCCTCAGCGGTTTCCATGGATAAGGTCTACACAAAGATTATAGTGGAGGATCTGGGGATCCGCCAGGCAGAGTTTGTACACATCCGGAGAAGTGATCTGGCCCGGATGGAAGAGACCCTTGACAGAGCGGAGGCAAAGCTTTCCTATCCCATGTTCGTGAAACCTTCCAGGGCAGGATCTTCTGTGGGAGTTTCCAAGGCAGAGAACAGGGAAGAACTAGCTGCTGCCCTTGTGAAGGCCGCAGAGCATGACCGGAACATTTTGGTGGAAGAGACCATTGTGGGACGGGAAGTGGAATGCGCGGTTCTTGGCGGTAAAGAGGTCAAAGCTTCCGGCGTAGGGGAGATCCTTGCGGCTGCCGATTTCTATGATTATGACGCCAAGTATAACAATGCAGAGTCCAAGACAGTCATCGATCCGCCGATGCCGGAGGAGACGAGGGAGGAGATCCGCAAGTCAGCGGCAGAGATCTTTAAGGCTGTGGACGGATACGGTCTTTCCCGTGTGGATTTCTTTATTGCGGATAACGGAGAAGTGGTATTTAATGAGATCAATACTCTCCCTGGGTTTACTTCCATCAGTATGTACCCTATGTTATGGGCAGCCCAGGGAATTGAGACACCGGCACTTGCGGATGAGCTGATCCGTCTTGCGGAAGAAAGGTTTGAGTAATAATGAGCAGCACACATGACAATGCACCCATCGGAGTGTTTGATTCAGGTGTGGGAGGTCTTACTGTGGCCAGGGAGATCATGAGGCAGCTCCCGGATGAGAGCCTGATCTACTTTGGAGACACGGCGAGAGTTCCCTATGGAACCAAATCAAAGGATACGGTCATCCGGTATTCCAGACAGATCGTAAATTTTTTATTGAGCAAAAATGTGAAAGCCATCGTGGTAGCCTGTAATACGGCCAGTGCCCTGGCTATGTCAAAACTTCAAAAGGAATATATCGTGCCCATGATCGGCATGGTGAGGCCCGGGGCCATTGCGGCTACCAGAGCCACAAAGAACCAGCACATCGGTATCATAGGAACCAACGCCACCATAAAGAGCGGCCAGTACGGCAGGTATTTAAGGGAGCTGAATCCGGAGGTGACGGTCGTGACCAAAGCCTGTCCGATGTTTGTGCCTCTGGTGGAAGAGGGGCTCATCGATGACAGGATCACGGAGGATATGGTGTCCAGGTATCTGAGGGAATTCGACCAGTATCATATCGATTCTCTGATCCTGGGATGCACACATTACCCATTGCTTCAAAACCCTATTAAGAATTTTGTAGGGGAAACGGTGACTCTGATCAACCCTGCCTATGAGACTGCAAAGTCTCTGAAGGAACTGTTAAAAGAGCGCAAAATTGCCGCAGAAAGCGGACACGCCGCAGAATATGAATACTATGTCAGTGACATGGAAGACCAGTTTCTCACCTTTGCGGACCGAGTGCTGCCGTGTCATGTAGAAAATGTACAGCCGATTGATATTGAAAAATATTAGAGGAGACAAATGAAGAAAGAAGTAATTATAAATATTTCCGGCCTTCAGCTGGATGTCAGCTCGGAGGAACCCATCGAATTGATGACTACAGGGGCTTACTATCTGAAAAATGGAAAGCATTATATCATGTATGATGAGCTGACTGATGACTCTCAGATTGTAAAGAACCGGCTTAAGATCAGTCCGAAGGTTGTGGAAGTAACAAAAAAGGGAGCCAGCAGCTCCCATATGGTTTTTGAGCGGGGAAAAGAAAACCTCACTTACTACGATACTCCGTTCGGCAGTCTTTTGCTTGGCATCAACACCAGCAAGATTGACCTTCAGGAGACAGAGGACAGCATGGCCCTGCATATTGACTATGGTCTATCCATCAACTCAGATCATATTTCAGACTGTTCCATTGACGTATCCATTGCGTCGAAAAACACGGAACACAAAGACTGCGCAAACTGTACCCAGTAAAATACCGCCGAGGACATCGGTAGGATAATGTACATACAGGTACAGCCTGCTGAATGCGATCAGCGCTGCCAGGACAAAAGCTGGGATCCCCAGCTTTTTGTCGTATAAGTACAAAAATACTGCCGCGCCGAACGAGGATGCGGAATGTCCGGACGGAAATGAATAGCGGCCGGGAGGCGGGATCAGCAGTTTGATATCCCGGTAGGTAAAAGGTCTTGCCCTGCCTATCAGAGGTTTGATGATCTGGTCCCCGATGATGTTGGCGATTAGCATAACGATCAGCATCCCCAGGCCTGCCTTTCGGTATTTTTTTGTAAACAGAAGAATGACGGCAATCAGAATCCAGACGGTCCCTGCATCGCCTAAATGGGTGATCCGGGTAAAGAAACTGTCCAGAAACGGAGTTCTCATGTGCGTTTGGATGAAGTCTAGTATTTGAAAATCCATAACTGCTCCTTACTTTTTTTCTTAAATTATATCACAAAAGATGGCTTCGTGTTATAATATCAAAATGAATTACAACAGATAGAAGGAATAAAAATGATTACACTAGTTGCAAACCACATCGGAGTGGATACCTATCTTTGGCTCCGCGAAGCCGTCGGTTTTAAAAAGCTTTCAAGGACTCAGGCAGTTAAAGCGCTGAAAAACAGTCTATATGTAGTAGCGGCCTATGCGGATGACAGAATCGTGGGCATGGGACGTATCGTAGGGGACGGAGCAGTGATCTGCTATATTCAGGATTTGATGATACATCCGGACTATCAGAGGGCCGGCGTCGGAAGTAAGCTGATCGAGAATCTGGCTGCTTTTGTGGAAAGTATCCGGGAAGACGATACGGAGATGATGCTGGATCTGATGTGTGCAAAAGGAAGAGAAGCCTTTTATGAGGCACATGGTTTTATGGCCCGGCCGAATCAGGATCTGGGGCCTGGCATGATAAGGTACTTAAATGAAAGGAGAGAATGAATAGATGGAAGAAAAAAAGTATGACCCTTATACAGGGGAAGAAATCAAGGAGCCAGTGGAGGAGGTTGGAGACCAGGCAGAGCAGGCGGCAGTCCAGAGCGAACCTGTGGCAGAGCAGACGGAGTCCGAACCATCTCCTGATACGATCGTAGTGGGGGAAAGCGGATATTATTATCAGGAAGAAAGACAGCAGGATTATGGATATCAGCAGAACCAGACAGGGGCACAGGCATATGCGGCTCAGGAGGAACCTCCGAAAAACAATCATGCGACTGTTTCACTTGTGCTTGGCGTTGTATCCATCGCATTGGCATGCTGCTGTTTTCCCGTAGCTTTTGTGCTGGGAATTGTGGCAGTTGTCTTGTTTTGTATTTCACCTAAGTTTATGGGCAAAAAGGACGGAAAGGCCGTTGCAGGCCTGATCTGCGGTATCTGCGGTATTGTTTTGTCCATAATGATCACTGTGTTTGTGGTTGTAAATATTGCAAGCGGTGACTACCAGAATTATGTGAACAATTATGACACTCACAGCAATGATGATGACGATGATGACTTCTGGGATGATACGGATGACACAAATTCCGATGATGTGAATACAAGTGACAACTGGAATGAAGATGTCTAAATGATGGATAAGATATGGACACTGATCCCGGCCTTCCCCTGCGTTTTTAAAATGGTCACGCATCTTTATTGTCCGGCCTGCGGAGGCACCAGGGCGGCTCTCGCCTTTATACAGATGGATTTTGTTACTTCACTGAAATGCAATCCTATTTTTATGTATTTGGTGTTGGTTGGAGGCTGGGTTGGTATTGGTGCCCTGATCCGAAAGGCTGGGAGGGGTACCGGAAGTTTTTTCCGTTTCCGCATGTGGATGCTGTATGTGGGTTTGGTCCTGTTTTTTGGATTTGGAATCTTGAGGGACATAGGACTGTATTTTTATCACTATGATTATTTGGGAGATTTTTATTAGAGCAGAGATAAATTCCGGAGCTGAAAGACAGTTTCCGGAATTTTTAATTAAGTGTAAGTGTTTTGTATTATATGGTTGCTGGATACTGTGACCGGATTTTAAGATTGGAATAGTGGTATAATTTTATGAGGAAGGGGTGGTACCATGCAGAAAAAAAGCCTGATCAGCCATATTTGCTGGGTGTTTGTGTTTCTAATCCTGTGTTATGGATTTAGATATATCGATGCTTTTTTGAGAAATGGGTTTTTAGTCAAAAGACAGCTAAACTATATTTCCATCGTCATGACAGCAGAGCCATTGATGTATCTGATCTTGGGTGTAA
Coding sequences within:
- a CDS encoding tRNA (cytidine(34)-2'-O)-methyltransferase; this translates as MLHIVLHEPEMPANTGNIGRTCVACGAVLHLIEPLGFKLNEKMIKRAGLDYWEHLDVRTYVNFQEFLDKNQDPRIYMATTKSRQTYADVTYEGADEDVYLVFGKESAGIPEEILLDYKETAVRIPMLPEIRSLNLSNSVAIVAYEVLRQQGFDHFQREGQLHHYEW
- the proS gene encoding proline--tRNA ligase, whose amino-acid sequence is MAKEKKLVEAITAMDEDFAQWYTDVVKKAELIEYSSVKGCMILRPNGYAIWENIQKVLDSQFKETGVENVAMPMFIPESLLEREKDHVEGFAPEVAWVTHGGNKKLEERLCVRPTSETLFCDFYSNIIQSYRDLPKLYNQWVSVVRWEKSTRPFLRTSEFYWQEGHTAHATADEAEERTVQMLNMYADFCEQYLAIPVVKGQKTEKEKFAGANATYTIEALMHDGKALQSGTSHNFGDGFAKAFDIQYTDKNNKLQYVHQTSWGMSTRIIGAIIMVHGDDSGLVLPPKIAPVQTMIVPIMQKKEGVLEKAEEIRARLSKNYKVKVDDSDKSPGWKFSEQEVQGIPTRIEIGPKDIEKNQAVIVRRDTREKIIVSLDEIETKLSEVLGQMQSDMLERAKKHLEANTHEAADWDEFKEIIDKQQGFVKAMWCGETECEEAIKDETGATTRCMPFEQEHLGDVCVHCGKPAKKMVLFGKAY
- a CDS encoding AIR synthase family protein codes for the protein MKIGKIPESTLKKVILEQLGTKREEVLIGPGIGEDCAALKLKEGEVFVLSTDPITGAAEEAGRLAVHVTANDLISSGAEPIGLMLTVLLPPETKEKELRQLSSEVQEECRKLGIAVIGGHTEVTDAVRKPLISVTGVGKVKEDQLLSTKGARPGQDIIVTKYIGLEGTGIIAREQEDLLRKRFSGEFLDEAKACLEYVSVVPEGKIAGAYASAMHDITEGGIYGALWEVAQASGVGLEVTIEDIPVKQHTVELCEFFDLNPYQLISSGSMLITTDHGNALVRALEQEGIKASIIGRTTDSKDKIIYRDGKAASLEAPKQDELYKIGERS
- a CDS encoding aminotransferase class I/II-fold pyridoxal phosphate-dependent enzyme — its product is MKDMLSKKAVMLEPSGIRKFFDIVSEMPEAISLGVGEPDFDTPWRIREEGIYSLEKGRTFYTSNAGLKELREEICRYLKRKYHMRYKTEEILVSVGGSEGIDVALRAIINPGDEVIVPQPSFVCYVPCVVMADGVPVTVELKAEDKFKLTREQLEAVVTDKTKAIIMSFPNNPTGAIMTKKDLEPIAEFAKEHDLLVISDEIYSELTYGHKHVSIGALPDMKERTIVINGFSKAFAMTGWRLGYAAAPGIIMEQMVKIHQYGIMAAPTTSQYAAVEALRACDDEVEEMKNSYNQRRRYLLHRFHELGLECFEPEGAFYAFPSIKEFGMSSEKFAEELLKEQKVAIVPGTAFGACGEGYLRVSYAYSIDELKEALSRLGTFIEKLRR
- the murI gene encoding glutamate racemase gives rise to the protein MSSTHDNAPIGVFDSGVGGLTVAREIMRQLPDESLIYFGDTARVPYGTKSKDTVIRYSRQIVNFLLSKNVKAIVVACNTASALAMSKLQKEYIVPMIGMVRPGAIAATRATKNQHIGIIGTNATIKSGQYGRYLRELNPEVTVVTKACPMFVPLVEEGLIDDRITEDMVSRYLREFDQYHIDSLILGCTHYPLLQNPIKNFVGETVTLINPAYETAKSLKELLKERKIAAESGHAAEYEYYVSDMEDQFLTFADRVLPCHVENVQPIDIEKY
- a CDS encoding DUF975 family protein, yielding MRERMSFKEIRAFSKEKLKENLKVLVIIEFIVVVICVGLLTWQEGIDLMFPSSILSLVMQIVIYGLLAVFFTGNVVACLGVSKGQEPKVDQVFYLFRNKTKQVLWLIVRKNIITFLIMFIIDFFGGVVYYSATNEDFPYMMTIASVLATVIVELRYFPALYLLLEGEEQVCRKAIWRGNDLMRGNYMRLMGLWISFVPWMLLGLIPCGLGVFVVAPWFQISLAVFYTDLKRKEIIKD
- a CDS encoding D-alanine--D-alanine ligase family protein, whose protein sequence is MKKNVAVIFGGRSSEHEVSCVSAATVIRSLDENKYNVILVGITRGGRWLLVDKLKDIEDGSWRESKVNAVISPDTQDQALVLLAEGTYRLQPVDVIFPVLHGLNGEDGTIQGLFEMAQIPYVGCGVLASAVSMDKVYTKIIVEDLGIRQAEFVHIRRSDLARMEETLDRAEAKLSYPMFVKPSRAGSSVGVSKAENREELAAALVKAAEHDRNILVEETIVGREVECAVLGGKEVKASGVGEILAAADFYDYDAKYNNAESKTVIDPPMPEETREEIRKSAAEIFKAVDGYGLSRVDFFIADNGEVVFNEINTLPGFTSISMYPMLWAAQGIETPALADELIRLAEERFE
- a CDS encoding CCA tRNA nucleotidyltransferase, with amino-acid sequence MFKIVIPEKAKQIINQLEQAGYEAYVVGGPVRDCILGKCPMDWDITTSASPYQVKEIFSYTIDTGIAHGTVTVMMDREPFEVTTYRVDGEYKDHRRPEEVCFTKSLKEDLLRRDFTINAMAYNDRDGLIDYYGGVEDLKRKVIRCVGQASKRFDEDALRILRALRFQAQLGFTIEDQTKQAVREQAKYLKDISAERIQVELTKLLLSKHPETILDAYELGVTSVVLPEFDRMMETPQNNPHHRYSVGVHTVEALKNAEADHILRWTMLLHDVGKPDARVEGPDKDRFQGHHVIGEEMARKILRRLKFDNQTVKQVTKLVYWHDIRFGSAKEVNKRTVRRWASKLSVPLFEKLLKVQQADILAQSSFMLEEKQEILDRTAVLFEEIKKEKDCLKVKDLALDGKDLISLGMKPGKELGEMLNELLELVLDDPGKNSREILTQAVKEKRGKQ
- a CDS encoding glycerophosphodiester phosphodiesterase family protein — encoded protein: MILILIPVFVLLYLYMIYPGKLRKHPVLETKYFAHRGLHGFDGIPENSMKAFQNAVDHGYGIELDVQLTKDDVMVVHHDYDIKRTCGVNKKIRDLTYEQLRRYPLMETKERIPRFVDVLEMVHGQVPLLVELKMEHCDRKLCRLSAEALDRYHGLYCMESFHPYALFWFRMNRPEVIRGQLSMNFRKDQHKGNQLAYWAEQKLLTNFATKPDFIAYKYIYWDEPSLRLCRRISGIPVYGWTFRNKKEYEKYRKKFYGYIFEKFLP
- a CDS encoding Lrp/AsnC family transcriptional regulator, translating into MRESILKLLEKNSRLDLKELAVLLDSTEAEIANEVAEMEKEHIICGYHTLINWDHTSREQLTAMIEVKVTPQRGEGFDKIAERIYNFPEVKALYLMSGAYDFMVMLEGKTMKEISMFTSSKLAPLEAVLSTATHFVLKKYKDHGTVLEAKKVDKRQAVTP
- a CDS encoding DUF1934 domain-containing protein; translation: MKKEVIINISGLQLDVSSEEPIELMTTGAYYLKNGKHYIMYDELTDDSQIVKNRLKISPKVVEVTKKGASSSHMVFERGKENLTYYDTPFGSLLLGINTSKIDLQETEDSMALHIDYGLSINSDHISDCSIDVSIASKNTEHKDCANCTQ